In the Paenibacillus sp. FSL R7-0337 genome, GCTCGAAGGAAGGCTGATAGATGGCATGCACCTCCAAGGTCTCCTCGGCCAGCGGCAGACTGAGTACCGCATTCTGCACCAGGGCAGCCAGCTTCAGTTCATCCTGTATCCGCTGGTCCCGCTCCTTATGCCAGTCCTTCTCGCGCTTCAGCCGCAGCGCCAAGCGGATACGGGCCATCAGCTCCACCTTGTTGATCGGCTTCGTCACATAATCCACCGCTCCGGCATCCAGCGCCTCGGCGAGCTTCTTAGAGTCACCTACAGCCGTAACCATAATAATAGGAATATCCTTCAGATGCTCGTATTGCTGAACCACACGGCAGGCTTCAATCCCATCCATTTCCGGCATCATCATATCCAGCAGAATCAGGTCCACATCGGATGGACGGGGCTGTGCGTTCTCTTCCCCTGCACCGACGCCGAGCAGCTTCAACATATCTATAGCGGACGAAGCCGTTATGAAATTCCGGTAATCTTCCTTCTTGAGGATCTCACGGATAATAATTACATTGGTAGGATTGTCGTCTACGATTAATATTCTCAAGCTTCTTCACCTCACGCGAATAGTGTTAAGACTATGAACCCGCAACTCTATCGTTCTATCATACGATATTTATACGGCCTGTTACCATCCAGCTAGATATTGGCATAAAACAGGTTCCGGCTTCAACAAAGTAACCTCCAGCTCCACTACATACTAGTGGGACTGGAGGTTACGCTATTGTACTATTGAGGTCAACGAAGCTGACCCGCGATTATTGTGGGTTTCTTTTGGCAATGACCAGAACCTTGCCTGTATCAAGCTCTTTCTCATAAAAGGCCGCCTCCGCTGCGCTGAAGCCCAGTGAAGTAATCTTGAAGCGTAAAGCGTCGCCACGCGAACGGAAGAGGTTGGCAATGGCACCGAACAGCCCTTCTTCGCTCAGCCCCACTTCATTAGAATCTGCGGCGTCTACGATACGTCCTTCGCGGTCTTCATCATGACTGATCACATAAAGATCCTCTCTGGTGTAGCCGCTGCTACGGAGCCGATTCACTTCTTCTATTGCCTGAACGCCGTTCTCCAGCAGCTTGGCATAAGCCTGTGTACCAGTTGAATCCATGAAATCACTCTCCTTCATAATGAATAAGGCCTAGCCACCGGTATAGATGACTGACCCTTCATTAACCAAAATCGCCGAACTTGAATCAGCTTCAGAAGGAATAAGCATCGAACAAATCCAAGCCGTCCCATTCGCCGCTCTCCATATTCCGGTAGATCTTGAGCGCGGCCTCTCCTCTAATATAAACATCCCCATCCTCAGCTTCAAAATCAGGCGTTCCCAGCATATCCTGCACGTTCATAGTCTGCGGATGGAGCACCTGCCCGTTAAGGCTCAGACCGTATCGCCCTGCCTGAGCAGGCGAAGCATGTACATAGAGGACCACACTGCCGCATACTCCCGCCGAGATATCGGCATATTGATATTCAAGGCAGCCCGCCCAAGGATCTTCTGCAATCTGCTGAGGCGTTCCCTTGGCCTGCAGCAGCTCCTTTTCCGTCATATATAAGCTAATACCGGACAAGGAATCGAAGCTGCTTATGTAGGGATCGGCAACTGCGCTATGCTCGTAGGCGAACATTGCCGGCAGCTGTGCGGCAGTACCGGGAGCGGGCGAAACCGTCTCTCCTTGCGGCGGTGCAGATATGAAGGGAGCAAGAAGACTAAGCAAGAGAATAACCATTTTCATAAGGGTTCCCGCCTTTCATGAGCTGGTATTGCCCCGTCCTGTGCACCGCCGTATATCATTCCATCAAGGTATTAGTGGCGGAATTTCTGCCAGATCGCGGCGGCTGCATCCACGCCTTTGAGGGCTGTAGCAACCTTGCCCTTAGATTTGCTTGAACTCACTGCCTCATAGGATTGTACAGTTCTCTCCTCGGCTGGTGTTAACGGGGCTTCTGCGATAGATACGGATTTTGCCTTATCCTTCAGTTCACGTGATTTACGGAATTTCTCGATTACCGTTACCGATACCTGCTTCACGGTCAATGTCAGCTCGTTCATGACATCGCCCAGATTCTTCACGGAATCCACGATCGGGTCAATCTTCTGAATTTTGCCCTGGACATCGGCAGTGATGTCATTGGCATGCCGGACTGTTGTTTTCACTTCATAGGTAAGCTCATCGATAGTCTTCTGAACCTCCTGCAGCGTCTGGCTGACCTTGTCGAGCGAGTCCTTCGCTGATTTCAAGGTTTTGATTAAGAAGAATACGAGTACTGCAAAGGCAATAGCAGCCAGTGCTACGCTAAGTTCAATGATCATAGTGGATAACCCCTTCCAAAGTGTTTAAATTGTCAGTTTACCCTGTGTGATACTGCATAGTTACCCTTACAGAATTCGGCCGAAACAAAGGCCAAGTCCCTGGAATCCTCTTCCTTTCCTCCCTGTTTCAAATGGATAAGCCCCGTTTAAACAATGATTACATCAATGCACAGAAAGGATGACATCTCATGCTAAGATGGTCTATAATTCTGCTGGTAGTGGCCCTGATTGCCGGTATCTTCGGATTCTTCAACATTGTGGCGGCAGCCGTCGGCATCGCCAAAGTATTGTTCTACATCTTCCTGATCCTCTTCGTGGTCTCACTCTTTATGGGACGCAGGGGACGATCAATGTAGGCAAGCATACCATTAACTGCCGGCCAGGCAGTGCTCAAGGCCCGGAGGTCTCCGTCAGGAAACCTCCGGGCTTCTTGCTGCCCTTCAAAAAGTATAGGCCTTTCCGCTCAGATTGTCATCGGTGATTCTGACCGGAATGAAGCGTCACCCGTCAAGCTGGACAAGAAGAATAAAATTTCTTGCTTACGCTGGTTCATTCAATGCAAATTATGTTTACATCCATATTAGCACAGCATGAACATAGAAAATCACACCAACATACCTAGGAGGAATCATCGATGAAAAAATTAGCCAGTTTAACAGTAGCAATGGGTCTTATGGCTTCCTTGGCAGCAACAGCTTCTGCGGCTGAGGTAACAACAGGGACAACAGCAACTACCAAAACCACTTCTTCTGATGCAGTAACTACTGTAACCGGAGCGACTTACCTGAATCCGGCAGCTCCGGTCATTACGCCAGCTGACATCAAGCCGGCAACTCCTCAGATCATTCTGACCAAGATCACAGCATTCCATCTTTCTATGGGAAGCATGGCAACCCCTGCTGGTTGGCTGAGTGCACAGACTGTTGATACTACTGGTGTGATTATGACTGACGCAATGGGCAACGAATGGAGAGAAGTCTACACTTGGCTGGGTAAAGCATGGATCAAGGTTCCTTCCTCCGCATACGTAATCAATCCATAAGCGACTCGACACATAAGAGTCATAGCTGCTCCACTCATATGCTGCAGCTATGACTCAACCGGTGTACCCTGACAAGGCCCGTGGACGCCAATCCAAACGGCCTTTTTTTTGTATCTAATGACAATAAAAAGGGTTATCCCTTCAGTAGAAGATTCTACTGAAGGGATAACCCCGAAATACACCCGCTTGTAGTTCACCCGTCACAAACTTGTACTGCCTGTCGCTTCTTGCTGTCCTAGCTGTATATATTAGCGGATGACCGAGCCTCCGTACAGGAAACGGTTCATCCAAGAAGCGCTAAGATTATCTACTCTTACACCGCCGGAGCTTACTGAATAGGTATGCAGCAGCTTCCCGTCACCCAAATACATGGCGACATGTGTAATTCTTGCCGTATACTTATTGATTCCGGCATACGCAGAGGGAGAAGTTCCTTTATAATCCATGAAGAACATCAAATCGCCGCGCTTCAAGCCGGATACATCCGTAACTACACCACTGTTCTGCTTGACCCAGTCCCCTTGCTGCCGGGAATCGGCAGGCAGCTTCAAGTCCGCTGCATCCATGAAGATCTGGCGGATGAAATCCGAGCAGTCGAAGGTACTCGTATCATTACGGCTGGAGCCAAATTCATATGGCGTCCCCAGATAGCCCATCCCCGCTGCGATCACACGTTCAATCACAGCCGTCTGCCCGGCTGTAGGTACAGGTACCGGTGCTGGTGTTGGAACAGGCGCCGGTGTCTGAACAGGTACCGGTGTTGGAGCTGGAGTGGCTGGAGCAGACGGCGATGAAGCGCCCGCTGAAATATATTGATCGGATGAGCTTGTATAACCCACCGTCCCATTTGCCGTTTTTATTTTGTACCAATAGCTGTTAGTCTCTTCAAGAATGGTTACCTGGTCATTCTTATAGAGATATCCAACCACTTGACCACTGGTTGCAGGGGTCTCCCTTACACGGACTGTGGCCTGAATCACCGCTGTCCGGGACGCAGGTGCAGAAACCGTAGCCAACCGGATATAGGAATCTCCCGAGCTCATATACCCCACAATTCCCTCTGCAGTTCTTACTTTGTACCAGTAGCTGTTCGCAGCTTCCAGAATAACTACCTGATCGCCTTTATTAAGATATTTCAGTACCGTACTGCTGGTAGACGGATCTGTACGCAGCCGGACTGAAGCTTCAATGATGCCAGTCTGCCCGGTGGACGCCGCCAGCATTGTAATCGAAGAATCAGTTGCAGCGAAGACCTGTCCCGGACTGAACACTCCCAAGGATAATGCCAGTGAAGCGGAAACCCATAGCGATGCTGTAAATTTCTTGCGTGATACGATCATAGCGTTCCCCCGCTTAACGTATTAAGAAATTCAACAACGTCGCGCGCTACGTTTGTTGCTTTCTGCCCTCATTATAGGCTGGCCCGGGATTTGGAACATGCTCCAAATTTCACAAAAAACCTTTCCATCTTATGGTAACATACAGGTCTATAGTCGCGATTCCTCCTTGGATTTGGTGGAAATTACAGCTAACTAGGAGAAATCATGGAATGTTAATCCTTGGGCTCCACGTGAACTTGCACATGCATGATGTTATGCAGCTTGGTCATCCGCTCTTCAATCGAGTCGCTGATCTCATGCCCTTCCATGACCGTCATGCGGGCATTCACCTCCACGACTACATCCACCAGTACATGATTGCCGTGTACACGGGCCTTCAAATCCTTGATGCCCTCCACACCTGGTGTCCGGGCAATGGTGCTGCGCAGGTCCAGCAGCTTATCTTCGTCAAAGCCGTCAGTGAGGCGGTACGTGGAATCACGGAAAATATCCCAGGCTGTCTTGATAATCAGCAAGCCGACTCCGATGGCAGCAGCCGAATCGATCCACGGCAGTCCGAACTGCGCTCCTACAATCCCTATTGCGGCCCCTACGCTTACAATAGCATCCGAGAAATTATCCTTAGCAGCAGCCATCAGCGCATGGTTATTAATTTGCTCGGCCAGGCGCTTGTTATATATATATACCCCCATCATCGCTACGGCACACACCAGTGCAACACCGGCAGACCAGAGCTGCGGCGTGGCCTTCTCCCCCCCGAACAGCGAACGCACCGCCTCCACAATAACCTGAATGCCCACCAGCGCCATAATAAAAGAGGCCATCAGCGCCGCAATCGTCTCGGCCCGGAAATGCCCGTAGGTATGATCGGAATCCGGCGGCTTCCGGGAGATGCGCAGCCCGATCAGCACAGCCAGCGAGGCCACAATATCGGTTAGATTGTTGAAACCGTCTGCCAGGAGTGCACTGGAGGCGAACAGGTAGCCGCAGACCAGCTTAAAGGCGGACAAAATCACATATGCAGCGATACTGACCAGCGCACCCTTTTCACCCTTGCGAATATCTTCATAAATATCAGTCATCTCTGCCCCTCTTCCCCATCCCTGCCGCATAAATACAGGAAAACTTTCTTTGAGTTATTCTTGCCCTTGTAGCAGCATTTAAAAACATTTAGAATAAGGAAAAGGACTTGCTGCCTAAGGGGGTAACATAATGAGCGAGAACAATGAGAAACCAAAAATTAATTTGGCTGATGCCATCCGCCAGAAGCTGGAGCAGAAGAAACAGCATGCTTCGGGAAAACCGGGTTCAACCTTTCAGGCCGGCTCCGCGAAGCCGCTGAAAAGCCAGAATAACAAGAAGCCTAACAATCAGCGCCGCCGGACTGGCGGGTCTTAGACTTCCAGGTTGTTGTATATTGTGAACATAAACGGCTGCGTTATCCCTCCGGGGACGACGCAGCCGTTTTCATATGAACTCATAACCGTTCATTCTGTCTATATCTGATTCTTAAGCCTCAACAGGGTACATCCGGGCCCGCATTTCCTTGATCTCCGGGTTCTCCAGATACTCGTCATAGCTCATCGTACGGTCAATGATGCCAGCCGGAGTAATCTCAATGATGCGGTTGGCGATCGTCTGGATGAACTGATGGTCATGGGAGGTGAACAGGATCGTGCCGTCAAAGTCAATCAGGCCGTTATTGAGCGCGGTGATCGATTCCAGGTCCAAGTGATTGGTAGGCTCATCGAACACAAGCACGTTCGCCCCGTTCAGCATCATCTTGGCCAGCATACAGCGGACCTTCTCGCCCCCGGACAATACGCTTGCCTTCTTCAGTGCTTCTTCGCCGGCGAACAGCATCCGGCCCAGGAAACCGCGCAGGAATGTTTCGTCCTGATCCTTGGAATACTGGCGCAGCCACTCCACCAGGTTCATGTTCACCCCGTCAAAGTAGCTGGAGTTATCCTTCGGGAAATACGCCTGGGTGGTTGTCACTCCCCAAGTGTACTCGCCCGCATCTGCTTCATTCTCGCCCATAATCACATCGAACAGCAGGGATTTAGGCTGGGAATACGGTCCTACAAAAGCGATTTTATCTCCTTTGTTGACTACAAAGCTGACTTCATCCAGCAGCTTCTCGCCGTCCACAGCCTTGGTCAGGCCGCTAATCGTAAGCAGCTGCTTGCCGGCTTCACGCTCCGGCTTGAAGTTCAGGAACGGGTATTTACGGTTGGACGGACGGATGTCATCCAGGGTAATCTTCTCGAGCTGCTTCTTACGGGAAGTCGCCTGCTTCGATTTCGAGGCGTTGGCCGAGAAGCGCTGAATGAAGGCTTGCAGCTCCTTCATCTTGTCTTCCTTCTTCTTGTTCGAGTCGCGCTGCAGGGCCTGGGCCAATTGGCTGGACTCATACCAGAAGTCGTAGTTACCGACATACATCTGGATTTTGCCGAAATCAATGTCCGCAATATGCGTGCATACCTTGTTCAGGAAGTGACGGTCATGGGATACCACGATAACAGTGCCTTCGTAGTCCATGAGGAAGTTCTCCAGCCAGCCAATGGATTCAAGATCCAAATGGTTGGTAGGCTCATCGAGCAGCAGGTTGTTCGGACGTCCGAACAAAGCTTGGGCCAGCAGTACACGGACCTTCTCGTTGCCGCTGAGTTCGGCCATTTTCTTATCATGCATCTCACGCATAATACCAAGGCCTATCAGCATTGCAGCCGCATCAGGCTCAGCATCCCAGCCGTTCAGCTCTGCGAACTCACCTTCAAGTTCACCCGCACGAAGTCCATCCGCTTCAGTGAAGTCGCTCTTAGCGTACAGAGCATCCTTCTCCTTCATAATTTCATATAGCCGGGTATGGCCCATAATTACTGTCTCCAGCACCAGATGCTCATCATACTCGAAATGGTTCTGCTTGAGTATCGCCAGGCGTTCACCGGGTGTAATATGCACATCGCCGATGTTCGCTTCAATCTCTCCGGACAGAATCTTTAGAAAGGTCGATTTACCGGCGCCGTTCGCGCCAATCAGACCGTAACAGTTGCCGGGTGTGAATTTTATGTTTACGTCCTCAAATAGTGCGCGTTTTCCGTAGCGGAGTGTTACGCCGCTTGTGCTAATCATTAAGCATTACCATCCTTTTCACTTAGGTTCCGGCTCATTATAGCATAAAATCAAGCAAAATGGCCCTTATTACGGCTCTTATTTAAGTAGAAGTGTTATTTCTCCGCCGGGCGTTCCTCGGGCTGGACAACCAGCGTCTCCCCATAGCCCAAAGTATGGATACGCTCCTCACCAAGCCCCTGCGCCACCCTAGCCTGCTCCATCCGGTCCAGCGCTTCGCGCGCGGTATCATCGGCTAGCCTGAAGGTTCCGAAGTGCATCGGTATCATCAGCTCTGCGCCTACATCAAGGAAGGCCTGCACGGCCTCCTCGGGATTCACATGCTGAGAGTTCATGAACCATTCAGGTTCATAAGCACCAATCGGCATCAGCGCCACATGCAGCTTGAAGCGTCTGCCGATCTCCTTGAAGCCCGGGAAGAAGCCGCTGTCTCCGGCAAAATAGAGGTTTGGCGGAAGCAGCTTATGCTGCGCCTTGCCCTCCTCCCCCTCCGGGTGCTTCTGCGGGTCTGACGGCTGAAGCACATAACCGCCCCAGTGCGAGGAATTCGTATCGAACGGCGTTCTTCGCGTCCAGTGCTGGGTCGGGACAAACGTCAGCTTGACGGCGCCCAGCGTAATCTCCTGCCACCACTGCATTTCCTGGCAGTTAGGGAAGCCTTTGCGGAGCATTTTGCGCTTAAGCCCGGCAGGCACCACAATGGTTGTTCCTGCCCGGTACAGCTTGCGGATGGACGCGATATGCAGATGATCATAGTGGGAATGGGAGATCAGGATCAGGTCGATGGGCGGGATATCCGCGAGCGGAATGCCCGGCTGACCGATCCGCTTCTCGAAGCCCAGCCGCCGCGCCCATATCGGGTCAGTGATGATATTAAGCCCTTCGTATTGCAGAAAAAAAGTGGAGTGACCAATCCACGTTATCGTCGTCTCCAGCCGGTTCCCGGCCAAATAGTCGAGGCGCGGCGGATGATTCGGCACTTTATAGGTGTAATCCTTCTTTTTCCTGCGGCGGTCCTCACGCCATTGGCGGAATTCCTTAAGCGTTTTATCGGTGCTGACATTGTCGATGTTGTTATAACGTATTTTGGCCATACCAAGAACCACTCCTTATAGCAGATTTGCCGTTTCTGTTGACTGGCGGCAAACCACATATCTTAACTATAGGGTTCCGCAGAATCATTTGCAAAATTACAGGGCCCTGAAGAACGCTCACTACAAATTGTACCCAAATGGCTGGGCGGGAAACGTCCGGGCCTCTTTTGTCAGGGATGATGCGGATCTAGCGGGCGGTATGAGGAAGGATGAAATCCTGCACGAATTGCAACATTCCCTCAACAACCCGATTATTCAAGAAGTCAAAATTGCAAAATATGCAACACTTCCCGTTTGGGTTGCTAATTCAATAATATTTAAAATTTTGCGGGTCCGCGTCTCCGCCCCTTTGTATTCACCTGCTCAAATGAGGTAAAATGCGGGTAACGCAGGACGGAACTTATGCCATTTAACCCAAGGAGCTGACATATGAAGATTACATTTATTGAACCGACACCGAGTCCAAATACCATGAAGCTTCATCTGGACGAAAGCCTTGCCCCCGGTATCCGCCGGACCTACACCCCGGAGTCCCGGCGCTCCGCCCCTTCCTGGGCGCAGGAGATGCTGGAGATTCCGGGCGTCACCAGTATTTATCATGCCGCTGACTTCGCTGCGCTGGAGCGCAAGGGCAGTGCCGACTGGGCAGCGATTCTGCGCGAGGTCCAGAACCGCTTCGGGGCGGACGGCCTCAGCGCAGAGTACAGTCTCGGCGATGAGAATGACGGTACCCACTACGGGGAGTCCCAGGTCTTCGTGCAGATGTTCCGCGGCATCCCGATTCAGATCCGCGTCAAGACCGGCGCGAAGGAGGAGCGCATCGCCCTCTCCAGCCGCTTCACCCAGGCGGTGACCGATGTGGCCAGCGCCGTGATGATCAAAGAGCGCAAGCTCAGCGATTACGGCGTGCGCTACGGCGAGCCGCCGGAGATTGCCCGTGAGGTCGAGCAGGAGCTGGAGGCGGCGTATCCGCAGGAACGCCTCGACTCCCTCGTGCAGCAGGCCATCGCGCACGGGGCTGCCGGCGAGTTCGTCGAGCAGCGGCACAAGAAAGAGCAGGCCGAGCTGCTGCGAGACCTGCAGGATGCGGATTGGCGCGTGCGCTACGCCGCGCTGGAGGATCTGGCGCCGGGCGAGCAGCTCCTGCCGGAGCTGCGGGCAGCGCTGCACGACCCCAAGCTGCAGATTCGCAGATTGGCTGTCGTGTACCTGGGCGACATCCGCACGCCAGGTGCGATGGAGCTGCTCTATGAGGCGATGAAGGACAGCGCCCCGGCCGTGCGGCGCACAGCCGGGGACACGCTCTCCGACATCGGCGACCCGGCGGCGACGCCGGTGATGACGGCGTCGCTGAGTGATGCCAGCAAGCTGGTGCGCTGGCGGGCGGCACGCTTCCTCTACGAAGTCGGGACCGCTGAGGCCCAGAACGCGCTTAGCGTTGCTGCCGAAGACCCCGAATTCGAGGTCGGGCTTCAGGCCAAGATGGCGCTGGAACGGATTCTGTCCGGCGAAGAGGCGGCGGGCACCGTCTGGCAGCAGATGTCAGAGCGCCGGCGGAGCTGACGTGAACCTGCCGTATTTTGTCATTGCCTGAGAAGCCGGTATGCATTATACTGATTCCTGTTGTTCATATCGTTCAAAGATAGCCTCATCATACCTAGGATGAGGTAGAGGTCGCGGATAAGAAGAGTAAGCGCGTGGAGATGCCTAAGAGCCATCGTTGATACGCGCCCAAAGGAATATCCGCCGAAGTCGTAACTGCTGCTCTTAGTCCGCAGCTACGATTGGGGCCGTTTGCCGAAAGGCGCGGAACTGTCACTGTGCATACTGCCTGTCAGGAGACTGCGGGAGCTGCACCGTGTTGCGCTATCTTAACAGGGAGTATGATGCGGAGCCCATATTGAGGAACCGCAGCGTCCGTCTGCGGTTTTTTTGCGTGCATCACGCCGGGAAGAAGAACCGGCACATGCAGGCAGCAGCACTCCCCCTGTGAACAGAACCATCAATCTAAAGGGAGTGTCCTATTCATGCAAGAACAGCAGCCTAAACGGCCGGCAATACAGGCGGGTAGCGCCAATACACCGGGCCTGCGCAAATCCTTCAAAGCAAGACATCTGACCATGATCGCCCTCGGCGGCTCGATCGGAACCGGACTGTTCCTCGCCAGCGGCGGGGCCATAGCTTCCTCCGGTCCGGGCGGAGCACTGCTCGCCTACACGGCCGTCGGTATTATGGTCTATTTTCTGATGACCAGCCTTGGGGAGCTGGCAACCTATCTGCCCGATTCCGGTTCCTTCAGTACCTACGGCACACGGTTCGTCAGCCCCGCCTTCGGCTTCGCGATCGGCTGGAACTTCTGGTACAAC is a window encoding:
- a CDS encoding ATP-binding cassette domain-containing protein, with product MISTSGVTLRYGKRALFEDVNIKFTPGNCYGLIGANGAGKSTFLKILSGEIEANIGDVHITPGERLAILKQNHFEYDEHLVLETVIMGHTRLYEIMKEKDALYAKSDFTEADGLRAGELEGEFAELNGWDAEPDAAAMLIGLGIMREMHDKKMAELSGNEKVRVLLAQALFGRPNNLLLDEPTNHLDLESIGWLENFLMDYEGTVIVVSHDRHFLNKVCTHIADIDFGKIQMYVGNYDFWYESSQLAQALQRDSNKKKEDKMKELQAFIQRFSANASKSKQATSRKKQLEKITLDDIRPSNRKYPFLNFKPEREAGKQLLTISGLTKAVDGEKLLDEVSFVVNKGDKIAFVGPYSQPKSLLFDVIMGENEADAGEYTWGVTTTQAYFPKDNSSYFDGVNMNLVEWLRQYSKDQDETFLRGFLGRMLFAGEEALKKASVLSGGEKVRCMLAKMMLNGANVLVFDEPTNHLDLESITALNNGLIDFDGTILFTSHDHQFIQTIANRIIEITPAGIIDRTMSYDEYLENPEIKEMRARMYPVEA
- a CDS encoding SH3 domain-containing C40 family peptidase, which translates into the protein MIVSRKKFTASLWVSASLALSLGVFSPGQVFAATDSSITMLAASTGQTGIIEASVRLRTDPSTSSTVLKYLNKGDQVVILEAANSYWYKVRTAEGIVGYMSSGDSYIRLATVSAPASRTAVIQATVRVRETPATSGQVVGYLYKNDQVTILEETNSYWYKIKTANGTVGYTSSSDQYISAGASSPSAPATPAPTPVPVQTPAPVPTPAPVPVPTAGQTAVIERVIAAGMGYLGTPYEFGSSRNDTSTFDCSDFIRQIFMDAADLKLPADSRQQGDWVKQNSGVVTDVSGLKRGDLMFFMDYKGTSPSAYAGINKYTARITHVAMYLGDGKLLHTYSVSSGGVRVDNLSASWMNRFLYGGSVIR
- a CDS encoding general stress protein, which gives rise to MDSTGTQAYAKLLENGVQAIEEVNRLRSSGYTREDLYVISHDEDREGRIVDAADSNEVGLSEEGLFGAIANLFRSRGDALRFKITSLGFSAAEAAFYEKELDTGKVLVIAKRNPQ
- a CDS encoding DUF1328 domain-containing protein — protein: MLRWSIILLVVALIAGIFGFFNIVAAAVGIAKVLFYIFLILFVVSLFMGRRGRSM
- a CDS encoding DUF948 domain-containing protein → MIIELSVALAAIAFAVLVFFLIKTLKSAKDSLDKVSQTLQEVQKTIDELTYEVKTTVRHANDITADVQGKIQKIDPIVDSVKNLGDVMNELTLTVKQVSVTVIEKFRKSRELKDKAKSVSIAEAPLTPAEERTVQSYEAVSSSKSKGKVATALKGVDAAAAIWQKFRH
- a CDS encoding MBL fold metallo-hydrolase, with the translated sequence MAKIRYNNIDNVSTDKTLKEFRQWREDRRRKKKDYTYKVPNHPPRLDYLAGNRLETTITWIGHSTFFLQYEGLNIITDPIWARRLGFEKRIGQPGIPLADIPPIDLILISHSHYDHLHIASIRKLYRAGTTIVVPAGLKRKMLRKGFPNCQEMQWWQEITLGAVKLTFVPTQHWTRRTPFDTNSSHWGGYVLQPSDPQKHPEGEEGKAQHKLLPPNLYFAGDSGFFPGFKEIGRRFKLHVALMPIGAYEPEWFMNSQHVNPEEAVQAFLDVGAELMIPMHFGTFRLADDTAREALDRMEQARVAQGLGEERIHTLGYGETLVVQPEERPAEK
- a CDS encoding virulence factor, giving the protein MKITFIEPTPSPNTMKLHLDESLAPGIRRTYTPESRRSAPSWAQEMLEIPGVTSIYHAADFAALERKGSADWAAILREVQNRFGADGLSAEYSLGDENDGTHYGESQVFVQMFRGIPIQIRVKTGAKEERIALSSRFTQAVTDVASAVMIKERKLSDYGVRYGEPPEIAREVEQELEAAYPQERLDSLVQQAIAHGAAGEFVEQRHKKEQAELLRDLQDADWRVRYAALEDLAPGEQLLPELRAALHDPKLQIRRLAVVYLGDIRTPGAMELLYEAMKDSAPAVRRTAGDTLSDIGDPAATPVMTASLSDASKLVRWRAARFLYEVGTAEAQNALSVAAEDPEFEVGLQAKMALERILSGEEAAGTVWQQMSERRRS
- a CDS encoding cation diffusion facilitator family transporter encodes the protein MTDIYEDIRKGEKGALVSIAAYVILSAFKLVCGYLFASSALLADGFNNLTDIVASLAVLIGLRISRKPPDSDHTYGHFRAETIAALMASFIMALVGIQVIVEAVRSLFGGEKATPQLWSAGVALVCAVAMMGVYIYNKRLAEQINNHALMAAAKDNFSDAIVSVGAAIGIVGAQFGLPWIDSAAAIGVGLLIIKTAWDIFRDSTYRLTDGFDEDKLLDLRSTIARTPGVEGIKDLKARVHGNHVLVDVVVEVNARMTVMEGHEISDSIEERMTKLHNIMHVQVHVEPKD